A single region of the Erythrobacter sp. HL-111 genome encodes:
- a CDS encoding RidA family protein, with the protein MTIEKRLAELGLVLPEPAAPVASYVPLVHQGGFVHVSGQLPFVDGGLVTGRLGEDVTIEDGIMAARACGMMILAQLKAAGLLDRVERIVKLGAFVNSAPDFTDQPKVANGASDLMSEVFGEKGLHARAAVGVPALPLGAAVEVDAVIAISG; encoded by the coding sequence ATGACGATCGAGAAACGCCTGGCCGAACTCGGCCTCGTCCTGCCCGAACCCGCCGCGCCGGTCGCGAGTTACGTGCCGCTGGTCCACCAGGGCGGCTTTGTCCATGTCTCGGGACAATTGCCTTTCGTCGACGGCGGACTGGTGACGGGCAGGCTGGGCGAGGATGTCACGATCGAGGACGGGATCATGGCCGCGCGCGCCTGCGGGATGATGATCCTCGCCCAGTTGAAGGCGGCTGGCCTGCTCGATCGCGTCGAGCGGATCGTCAAGCTCGGCGCCTTCGTCAATTCGGCGCCCGATTTCACCGATCAGCCCAAGGTCGCGAACGGGGCGTCCGACCTCATGTCCGAGGTGTTCGGCGAAAAGGGCCTCCATGCCCGTGCGGCGGTCGGCGTGCCTGCCCTGCCGCTCGGCGCGGCGGTCGAGGTCGATGCGGTGATCGCCATTTCGGGATGA
- a CDS encoding DUF3572 family protein: MSAATLALAALGWVLEDDERADRYLELTGLDPDSLRAGLGDPMVLGSALDFLANHEPDLLRAAEALAVTPEELIAARKELNR, encoded by the coding sequence GTGAGCGCAGCCACGCTCGCGCTTGCCGCGCTCGGCTGGGTGCTGGAGGACGACGAACGCGCCGACCGCTATCTCGAACTGACCGGGCTCGATCCCGATTCGCTGCGTGCGGGGCTGGGCGATCCGATGGTCCTCGGCTCCGCGCTCGATTTTCTCGCCAATCACGAACCCGACCTGCTCCGCGCGGCCGAGGCGCTCGCCGTCACGCCCGAGGAACTGATCGCCGCCCGAAAGGAACTCAACCGATGA
- a CDS encoding response regulator, translating to MTKRIMVVEDNDLNRKLFCDVLRANGFEVEPVADGGKVLETARATAPDLIIMDIQLPGVSGVELIEAARRDTALCEIPVLAVTAFAAKGDEDRIRSAGASGYLAKPVSISPFMSAVKALLPS from the coding sequence GTGACGAAGCGAATAATGGTGGTCGAGGACAACGACCTCAACCGGAAATTGTTCTGCGACGTGTTGAGGGCCAATGGTTTCGAGGTGGAGCCGGTGGCCGACGGGGGCAAGGTGCTGGAAACGGCCCGGGCCACCGCGCCCGACCTCATCATCATGGACATCCAGTTGCCAGGCGTTTCCGGGGTGGAGCTGATCGAGGCTGCTAGGCGCGACACGGCGCTGTGCGAAATCCCGGTGCTCGCCGTCACCGCCTTCGCGGCCAAGGGGGACGAGGACCGCATCCGCTCCGCCGGGGCATCGGGTTACCTGGCCAAGCCGGTCTCGATCAGCCCTTTCATGAGCGCGGTGAAAGCGCTTCTGCCGAGCTAG
- a CDS encoding acyl carrier protein, giving the protein MTEAEVDERIRALIEPFNKKGVDIAPGTTFAGDLEFDSLTVMDFVAAIEDEFDIIISMNQQAEIETYGQLVSAVHKLQDS; this is encoded by the coding sequence ATGACCGAAGCCGAAGTCGACGAGCGCATCCGCGCCCTGATCGAGCCTTTCAACAAGAAGGGAGTCGACATCGCGCCCGGGACGACCTTCGCCGGCGACCTCGAATTCGACAGCCTGACGGTGATGGATTTCGTCGCCGCGATCGAGGACGAATTCGACATCATCATCAGCATGAACCAGCAGGCCGAGATCGAAACCTATGGCCAACTCGTCAGCGCGGTGCACAAGCTGCAGGATAGCTGA
- a CDS encoding aminotransferase class I/II-fold pyridoxal phosphate-dependent enzyme, producing MNDMTPPPAETAASKGDLFAKFDPVIQTREALLARGVEDPFSLVMEKVLSPTRAICNGRDTILLGTYNYMGMTFDPDVLEAGKEALDRYGSGTTGSRVLNGTYQGHKECEDALREFYGMDHAMVFSTGYQANLGIISTIAGKGDYIVLDIDSHASIYDGCAMGKAEVVPFRHNDIEAMEKRLRRIPEDAGKLVILEGVYSMLGDVAPLKEMVAVAKKHGAMVLVDEAHSMGFIGANGRGVAEEQGVIDDVDFIIGTFSKSVGTVGGFCVSNHPKFEILRLVCRPYVFTASLPPSVVATAATSIRKLMHGANKRAHLWENSKRLHAGLTGLGFELGTSEPQSAIVAVIMPDLERGAMMWEALLKEGLYVNLARPPATPAGMTLLRCSLCAEHTTEEVETILAMFERAGKAVGIIS from the coding sequence ATGAACGACATGACACCCCCCCCGGCGGAAACCGCCGCGAGCAAGGGCGATCTCTTCGCCAAATTCGATCCCGTGATCCAGACCCGCGAAGCCCTGCTCGCACGCGGGGTCGAAGATCCCTTCAGCCTCGTGATGGAAAAGGTGCTGAGCCCGACGCGCGCGATCTGCAACGGGCGCGACACGATCCTGCTGGGCACCTACAACTACATGGGCATGACCTTCGACCCCGACGTGCTCGAAGCGGGCAAGGAGGCGCTCGATCGATACGGGTCGGGGACGACCGGCAGCCGCGTTCTCAACGGCACCTACCAGGGCCACAAGGAGTGCGAGGACGCGCTGCGCGAGTTTTACGGGATGGACCATGCGATGGTCTTCTCGACCGGCTACCAGGCCAATCTCGGCATCATCTCGACCATCGCCGGCAAGGGCGACTACATCGTCCTCGACATCGACAGCCACGCCTCGATCTATGACGGCTGCGCCATGGGCAAGGCCGAGGTGGTCCCCTTCCGCCACAACGACATCGAGGCGATGGAGAAGCGGCTGCGGCGAATTCCCGAAGACGCGGGCAAGCTCGTCATCCTCGAAGGCGTCTATTCGATGCTCGGCGACGTCGCTCCGCTAAAGGAAATGGTCGCGGTGGCCAAGAAACACGGCGCAATGGTGCTCGTCGACGAGGCGCACTCGATGGGCTTCATCGGCGCGAACGGGCGCGGCGTGGCCGAGGAACAGGGCGTGATCGACGACGTCGATTTCATCATCGGCACCTTTTCCAAGAGCGTCGGAACGGTCGGCGGCTTCTGCGTTTCGAACCATCCGAAATTCGAGATCCTGCGGCTGGTCTGCCGCCCCTACGTCTTCACCGCCAGCCTCCCGCCGAGCGTGGTCGCGACCGCTGCGACCTCGATCCGCAAGCTGATGCACGGCGCCAACAAGCGCGCGCACCTGTGGGAGAATTCGAAGCGGCTGCACGCCGGGCTCACGGGACTGGGCTTCGAGCTCGGGACCAGCGAACCGCAGAGCGCGATCGTGGCGGTGATCATGCCCGATCTCGAGCGCGGGGCGATGATGTGGGAAGCGCTGCTGAAAGAAGGCCTTTACGTCAACCTTGCCCGGCCGCCCGCGACACCGGCGGGCATGACCTTGCTGCGCTGTTCGCTGTGCGCGGAGCATACGACCGAGGAGGTGGAGACGATCCTCGCCATGTTCGAACGGGCGGGCAAGGCGGTCGGGATCATTTCCTGA
- a CDS encoding YqaA family protein yields MDKAAHRQAQWWLAFFCFIEASFFPIPPHPLLGLMCLAEPDRALRFGIIATLSSVAGGLLGYAIGWGLYGSIGEWLIATLGYAEVFPAAQCRFAELGPWAVFLGGATPVPFKLMTLTAGFMEMALVPFILASLAGRGLVFVVVGALFKLFGTPIKAFIERYLGLVTTAFAVLVVAGFVAVTQLRGSEDGTTTGEACVEAVPLGESAD; encoded by the coding sequence ATGGACAAGGCCGCGCACCGCCAGGCGCAGTGGTGGCTGGCCTTCTTCTGCTTCATCGAGGCGAGTTTCTTCCCGATCCCGCCGCATCCGCTGCTTGGCCTGATGTGCCTTGCCGAACCGGACAGGGCGCTGCGCTTCGGGATCATCGCAACCCTGTCCTCGGTCGCGGGCGGATTGCTCGGCTATGCGATCGGCTGGGGCCTTTACGGCAGCATTGGTGAATGGCTGATCGCGACGCTGGGTTATGCCGAAGTGTTTCCGGCGGCCCAGTGCCGGTTTGCCGAACTGGGGCCGTGGGCGGTGTTCCTCGGCGGGGCGACCCCGGTTCCCTTCAAGCTGATGACGCTGACGGCCGGGTTCATGGAGATGGCGCTCGTGCCCTTCATCCTCGCCAGCCTCGCCGGGCGCGGGCTCGTCTTCGTGGTCGTCGGCGCGCTTTTCAAGCTGTTCGGAACCCCGATCAAGGCCTTCATCGAGCGTTATCTCGGCCTCGTCACGACCGCCTTCGCGGTGCTGGTCGTTGCCGGCTTCGTCGCCGTCACCCAGCTGCGCGGCAGCGAGGACGGGACAACCACCGGGGAGGCCTGCGTCGAGGCCGTCCCCCTCGGGGAAAGCGCGGACTGA
- a CDS encoding DNA-packaging protein: MIEPLECFARSEPVRIVELAESLDASERCEFDYHWHLFARPAQLAPPGDWRVWLVMAGRGFGKTRAGAEWVRSVAEEHPDARIALVSASLAEARAVMVEGESGILSCTPPERRPLFEPSLRRLRFPGGAQAQLFSALEPEALRGPQHSHAWCDEIGKWPVSHQRATRCWDNLLMGLRLGKEQRIVVTTTPRPVPLVERLLNQEAYGDTVVTRGSTHDNSANLPRRFLAAIEAEFAGSQLARQEISGELLRDIEGALWQRALIEAIRESGQCPPARRVVIAIDPPASAEGDECGIIVAALGQDGIARVLADCSIGNAAPGRWARAAADAAAAWEADRVVAEANQGGAMVRSVLHAADHALPVKLVHASRGKTARAEPVAALYSAGKIRHHGVFAQLEDQLCGMMLGGDYSGPGRSPDRADALVWAMTELLLSRAGDPRVRQI; the protein is encoded by the coding sequence ATGATCGAGCCGCTCGAATGCTTCGCCCGGTCGGAACCGGTCCGGATTGTCGAACTGGCCGAGTCCCTCGATGCATCGGAGCGCTGCGAATTCGACTACCACTGGCATCTCTTCGCACGCCCGGCGCAGCTGGCCCCTCCCGGCGACTGGCGGGTCTGGCTGGTGATGGCCGGGCGCGGCTTCGGCAAGACCCGCGCGGGGGCCGAATGGGTGCGCTCGGTCGCAGAGGAACACCCCGATGCGCGCATCGCGCTCGTTTCGGCCTCGCTCGCCGAGGCGCGCGCCGTGATGGTGGAAGGAGAAAGCGGCATCCTCTCGTGCACTCCGCCCGAGCGCAGGCCGCTGTTCGAGCCGTCCCTGCGACGCTTGCGATTCCCCGGCGGCGCGCAGGCCCAGTTGTTCAGTGCGCTCGAGCCCGAAGCCCTGCGCGGGCCGCAGCACAGCCACGCCTGGTGCGACGAGATCGGCAAGTGGCCGGTTTCCCACCAGCGTGCGACGCGGTGCTGGGACAACCTGCTGATGGGGCTGAGGCTCGGGAAGGAGCAGAGGATCGTGGTCACCACCACCCCGCGTCCGGTCCCGCTGGTCGAACGCCTGCTCAACCAGGAGGCCTACGGCGACACGGTCGTGACGCGCGGATCGACCCATGACAATTCGGCCAACCTGCCTCGGCGTTTCCTCGCCGCGATCGAAGCCGAATTCGCGGGCAGCCAGCTCGCCCGGCAGGAAATCAGTGGCGAACTCCTGCGCGACATCGAGGGCGCCCTGTGGCAGCGCGCGCTGATCGAAGCGATCCGGGAAAGCGGCCAATGCCCGCCCGCCAGGCGCGTCGTGATCGCGATCGATCCGCCCGCCTCGGCGGAAGGCGACGAATGCGGTATCATCGTCGCCGCGCTCGGACAGGACGGGATCGCCCGGGTGCTCGCCGATTGCTCCATCGGGAACGCCGCCCCGGGCCGCTGGGCACGGGCCGCTGCCGATGCCGCCGCCGCCTGGGAGGCCGACCGCGTCGTGGCGGAAGCGAACCAGGGCGGGGCGATGGTCAGGAGCGTCCTTCACGCCGCCGATCACGCCCTGCCGGTCAAGCTGGTCCATGCGAGCCGCGGCAAGACCGCGCGGGCGGAACCTGTCGCCGCGCTCTACAGCGCCGGCAAGATCCGTCACCACGGCGTGTTCGCGCAGCTCGAGGATCAGCTCTGCGGCATGATGCTGGGCGGCGACTACAGCGGCCCCGGCCGCAGCCCGGACCGGGCCGACGCGCTGGTCTGGGCGATGACCGAACTGCTGCTTTCGCGCGCGGGCGATCCTCGCGTCAGGCAGATCTGA
- a CDS encoding phage portal protein yields MALIDTLLSAFKGGERNRVPLFPGYLQGCFAGSGPVGTPRSFEYRRAVEAAYLANPIAQRAVRIVAEGVGQAPMSCSDPDLARLVKATSAGQPLVESLAAHVLLHGNGYVQILKDASGRPVELFALRPDRVSIIAGPDGWPQAFRYEVGDEGVTIPVEDEQGWPSIIQIKALHPLDDHLGAGSLAAANQAILVHNAATAWNHALLENAARPSGALVYESGDGAGLTQDQFDRLRNELESAFAGAHNAGRPLLLDGGLKWQSMALSPADMDFASLKSAAAREIALAFGVPPMLLGLPGDNTYSNYREANRALWRLTLLPLAQKLFSALEEGLEAWFPAASIAIDLDRITALSEDRERLWKQVSDADFLSRAEKRQMLGFAAEENAP; encoded by the coding sequence ATGGCTTTGATCGACACGCTGCTCTCCGCCTTCAAGGGCGGGGAGCGCAACCGTGTGCCCCTGTTCCCGGGATACCTTCAGGGATGCTTCGCCGGCTCGGGACCGGTCGGAACGCCGCGATCCTTCGAATACCGGCGCGCGGTCGAGGCGGCCTATCTCGCCAACCCGATCGCCCAGCGCGCCGTGCGGATCGTGGCCGAGGGGGTGGGCCAGGCGCCGATGTCGTGCAGCGACCCGGACCTCGCCAGGCTGGTCAAGGCGACCAGCGCCGGCCAGCCGCTGGTCGAGAGCCTGGCGGCCCATGTCCTGCTGCACGGCAATGGTTACGTCCAGATCCTGAAGGACGCCTCCGGCCGTCCGGTCGAGCTCTTCGCGCTGAGGCCGGACCGAGTCTCGATCATCGCCGGTCCCGACGGCTGGCCGCAGGCCTTCCGCTACGAGGTCGGCGACGAGGGTGTGACGATCCCGGTCGAGGACGAGCAGGGCTGGCCATCGATCATCCAGATCAAGGCGCTGCATCCGCTCGACGATCATCTCGGCGCCGGTTCACTGGCGGCTGCCAACCAGGCCATTCTGGTACACAATGCAGCGACGGCCTGGAACCATGCCCTGCTCGAGAACGCGGCGCGGCCTTCGGGTGCGCTGGTCTACGAAAGCGGCGACGGGGCCGGGCTGACGCAGGACCAGTTCGATCGCCTGCGAAACGAACTCGAAAGCGCCTTCGCCGGCGCGCACAACGCGGGTCGGCCGCTCCTGCTCGATGGCGGGCTCAAGTGGCAGAGCATGGCGCTGTCGCCGGCAGACATGGATTTCGCCAGTTTGAAAAGCGCCGCCGCGCGCGAGATCGCGCTCGCCTTCGGCGTGCCGCCGATGCTGCTCGGCCTGCCGGGCGACAACACCTATTCGAACTACCGCGAAGCCAACCGCGCGCTGTGGCGCCTGACCCTGCTCCCGCTCGCCCAAAAGCTCTTTTCCGCTCTCGAGGAAGGGCTCGAAGCGTGGTTCCCGGCCGCCTCGATCGCGATCGACCTCGATCGGATCACGGCCCTTTCGGAAGACCGCGAGCGGCTCTGGAAACAGGTCAGCGATGCCGATTTCCTCAGCCGCGCGGAGAAACGCCAGATGCTCGGATTTGCGGCAGAGGAGAACGCCCCATGA
- a CDS encoding DUF6127 family protein, which produces MNRPAILATLMKRATEDGAELATLRAIVEETSELAADRILERLGLDDAQAEGDLGELRELLQAWRDAKASAWQAFIEWVIRAALALLLIGIAFRLGAWDLL; this is translated from the coding sequence ATGAACCGCCCTGCAATTCTCGCCACGCTCATGAAACGGGCGACGGAGGACGGAGCGGAACTGGCGACGCTGCGCGCGATCGTGGAGGAGACGAGCGAGCTCGCCGCCGATCGCATCCTCGAACGGCTCGGCCTCGACGATGCCCAGGCCGAAGGCGATCTCGGCGAATTGCGGGAGCTGCTGCAGGCATGGCGCGATGCCAAGGCGAGCGCGTGGCAGGCCTTCATCGAATGGGTCATCCGGGCTGCCCTGGCCCTGCTGCTCATCGGCATCGCCTTCCGCCTCGGCGCGTGGGACCTGCTGTGA
- a CDS encoding HK97 family phage prohead protease has translation MSAPAPACAAAPTGEPLRFAGYAGLFDLPDAARDTIRRGAFAASLASRSFPLPLLWQHRPDQRIGVVEHACEDARGLRVIARIDRPHSRAAQLLRGAGVSGLSFGYRARQARRSEAGRELLEIDLFEISLVTRPMQFGARVHLVA, from the coding sequence GTGAGCGCCCCTGCCCCGGCCTGTGCCGCCGCTCCTACCGGCGAACCGCTGCGCTTTGCCGGTTATGCCGGGCTGTTCGACCTCCCGGATGCGGCCCGCGACACCATCCGGCGGGGCGCGTTCGCCGCATCGCTCGCGAGCCGCAGCTTCCCGCTCCCCCTGCTCTGGCAGCATCGTCCGGACCAGCGGATCGGGGTTGTCGAGCACGCCTGCGAGGATGCCCGCGGTCTGCGCGTGATCGCGCGCATCGACCGGCCGCACTCGCGCGCCGCACAGCTCCTGCGTGGGGCAGGCGTGAGCGGCCTCAGCTTCGGCTATCGCGCCCGCCAGGCGCGCCGGTCCGAAGCCGGCCGCGAACTGCTCGAGATCGACCTGTTCGAAATCAGCCTCGTCACCCGCCCGATGCAGTTCGGCGCGCGCGTCCATCTCGTCGCCTGA
- a CDS encoding phage major capsid protein, producing METPLNSDSVVGNVPADLEESFDIVARQDKAEAEIRRLRGDVDEVKSRLDKVARAATRPSIAGRETQSAEVKGFVEGYLRRGRESEIKSIQGTTPGEGGYAVPRELDAIIARELTEISPIRTIAQVVRVGTSGYRKLIATGGTASGWVSETAARPATSTPDFAEIAPPTGELYANPAASQAMLDDVAFDLEAWLAAEIAAEFARAEGAAFVNGTGTNQPEGFLRAPTGLAADDTRAFGQLQYIGSGSATGFDDEPDAKLIDLIHSLKAGHRQGACFVMNSTTLAAVRKLKTSDGAFLWQPGLVEGQPDRLLGYPVIEAEDMPDIEGGAFPIAFGNFRHGYLVTEQGATKLLRDPFTNKPFVHFYATRRIGGQVLDSNAIKLLKIEA from the coding sequence ATGGAAACTCCCCTTAATAGCGACAGCGTTGTCGGCAACGTTCCGGCCGACCTCGAGGAAAGCTTCGACATCGTCGCCCGCCAGGACAAGGCCGAGGCCGAGATCCGCCGGTTGCGCGGCGATGTCGACGAGGTGAAGTCGCGGCTCGACAAGGTCGCCCGGGCCGCGACGCGCCCCTCGATCGCCGGGCGGGAGACGCAGAGCGCCGAGGTGAAGGGCTTCGTCGAGGGCTATCTGCGCCGCGGCCGCGAGTCCGAGATCAAGTCGATCCAGGGCACCACGCCCGGCGAGGGCGGCTATGCCGTGCCGCGCGAACTCGACGCGATCATCGCCCGCGAACTTACGGAGATCAGCCCGATCCGCACGATCGCGCAGGTGGTGAGAGTGGGCACCTCGGGCTATCGCAAGCTCATCGCCACCGGCGGCACCGCATCCGGCTGGGTCAGCGAGACCGCGGCCCGTCCCGCGACCTCGACTCCCGATTTCGCCGAGATCGCCCCGCCGACCGGGGAACTCTACGCCAACCCGGCCGCGAGCCAGGCCATGCTCGATGACGTCGCCTTCGACCTCGAGGCCTGGCTTGCCGCCGAGATCGCGGCGGAGTTCGCCCGTGCCGAGGGGGCGGCCTTCGTGAATGGCACCGGCACCAACCAGCCCGAAGGCTTCCTCCGGGCTCCGACCGGCCTCGCCGCTGACGACACCCGGGCCTTCGGGCAGTTGCAGTACATCGGCTCGGGCAGCGCGACCGGCTTCGATGACGAGCCGGACGCGAAGCTGATCGACCTCATCCATTCGCTCAAGGCCGGCCACCGCCAGGGGGCCTGCTTCGTGATGAATTCGACCACGCTCGCCGCCGTCCGCAAGCTCAAGACGTCCGATGGTGCCTTCCTCTGGCAGCCCGGACTCGTCGAAGGCCAGCCCGACCGGCTGCTCGGCTATCCGGTGATCGAAGCCGAGGACATGCCCGACATCGAAGGCGGCGCCTTCCCCATCGCCTTCGGCAATTTCCGGCACGGCTACCTGGTCACCGAGCAGGGCGCGACGAAGCTCCTGCGCGATCCCTTCACGAACAAGCCCTTCGTCCATTTCTACGCCACCCGGCGGATCGGCGGCCAGGTGCTCGACAGCAACGCGATCAAGCTGCTCAAGATCGAGGCCTGA
- a CDS encoding DUF3168 domain-containing protein, whose translation MENALRAQLIEWLRAAPDLSAINTIEEEVPLGASAPWLGIAASASADWGTKDRPGREVRLALELESRTDDPAADAELLSAIERRVLAFDPSPTAFELASIRFLRARSEARANNLRGALLEFRFRIFEPTEE comes from the coding sequence ATGGAAAACGCATTGAGAGCGCAGCTCATCGAATGGTTGCGTGCTGCCCCCGACCTTTCCGCGATCAACACGATCGAGGAGGAAGTGCCGCTCGGCGCGAGCGCGCCCTGGCTCGGGATCGCGGCGAGCGCGTCGGCCGACTGGGGGACAAAGGACCGCCCGGGCCGCGAAGTGCGGCTCGCGCTCGAACTCGAAAGCCGCACCGATGATCCGGCCGCCGACGCAGAACTGCTTTCGGCGATCGAACGCCGGGTGCTCGCTTTCGACCCGTCTCCCACCGCCTTCGAACTTGCCTCGATCCGCTTCTTGCGCGCGCGCAGCGAGGCGCGCGCGAACAACCTGCGCGGTGCCCTGCTCGAATTCCGTTTTCGCATTTTCGAACCCACCGAGGAGTAA
- a CDS encoding phage major tail protein, TP901-1 family, which translates to MPAQNGAAFLLKIGDGTASPAYETVAGLRTTQMSINGDPVVVTHKQSAGWRDLLSGAGTRSVSVSAAGIFLGSAAESRVRGHALAGTIDDYELAFEGGERLRGRFLVQRLDYSGDFNGERTYTLQLESSGPVVSA; encoded by the coding sequence ATGCCAGCCCAGAACGGCGCCGCCTTCCTGCTCAAGATCGGCGACGGCACAGCTTCGCCCGCCTACGAAACGGTCGCGGGCCTCAGGACCACCCAGATGTCGATCAACGGCGACCCGGTCGTCGTCACCCACAAGCAATCGGCGGGATGGCGCGATCTCCTGTCGGGGGCCGGAACCCGCTCGGTTTCGGTGAGCGCAGCCGGCATCTTCCTCGGCAGCGCCGCGGAAAGCCGGGTTCGCGGCCACGCCCTCGCCGGGACGATCGACGACTACGAGCTCGCCTTCGAGGGCGGCGAGCGCCTGCGTGGTCGGTTCCTCGTCCAGCGGCTCGACTATTCGGGCGATTTCAATGGCGAGCGCACCTACACGCTGCAGCTCGAAAGCTCCGGTCCGGTGGTGAGCGCATGA
- a CDS encoding gene transfer agent family protein, which translates to MTRPANPVRGETTLAVAGTEHVLRPSFESLVAAEEELGSLFALVERASEGALTLREMRALLWHCMAAESRPSREAVGEALLETGLVAATRPVRAILAQVIQGGG; encoded by the coding sequence ATGACGAGGCCCGCCAACCCCGTCCGCGGGGAAACGACCCTCGCGGTCGCGGGCACCGAGCACGTCCTGCGTCCGAGTTTCGAAAGCCTGGTGGCGGCGGAGGAGGAACTCGGTTCGCTTTTCGCGCTCGTCGAACGGGCGTCGGAGGGCGCGCTGACGCTCCGGGAAATGCGCGCGCTCCTGTGGCACTGCATGGCGGCGGAGAGCCGGCCCAGCCGCGAAGCGGTCGGCGAAGCCCTGCTCGAAACGGGGCTCGTCGCCGCCACACGGCCGGTCCGCGCGATCCTCGCCCAGGTCATCCAGGGCGGCGGATGA
- a CDS encoding phage tail assembly chaperone: MNRTFGEMAARASALAAQALGWSPAQFWTSTPRELALALQPLSGHAGAEAPSREEIDRMMERDRHG, encoded by the coding sequence ATGAACCGGACCTTCGGCGAAATGGCGGCGCGGGCCAGCGCGCTCGCGGCGCAAGCGCTCGGTTGGAGCCCGGCGCAATTCTGGACATCGACCCCGCGCGAGCTGGCGCTGGCCCTGCAACCCCTGAGCGGTCACGCGGGCGCCGAAGCTCCGAGCCGGGAGGAAATCGACCGAATGATGGAGCGAGACCGGCATGGCTGA
- a CDS encoding tail tape measure protein has protein sequence MADTFDELVIDLRASTEGFAADLESVRGSIDASLIDGFDRAGATLERGLLSALRRGSLGFEDLRRLALRALDDIAGHALQSGFGEVFGSSGGGLGGFLAQSFGALLGLPGRATGGPVSPGRGFLVGERGPEIFVPTTAGRIEPTRTGGAGARDVRVAIQLSTPAETAAPAAMRRSSRQLASAVRRALEQA, from the coding sequence ATGGCTGACACATTCGACGAACTCGTGATCGATCTGCGGGCCAGCACGGAGGGTTTCGCGGCTGATCTCGAAAGCGTCCGCGGCTCGATCGACGCGTCGCTGATCGATGGCTTCGACAGGGCCGGCGCGACGCTCGAGCGTGGTCTGCTCTCGGCGCTGCGGCGCGGCAGCCTGGGTTTCGAAGATCTCAGGCGTCTCGCCTTGCGCGCCCTCGACGACATCGCCGGGCACGCGCTGCAATCGGGCTTCGGCGAGGTTTTCGGCTCGTCCGGCGGAGGGCTCGGCGGCTTTCTCGCCCAGTCCTTCGGCGCCCTGCTCGGCCTTCCGGGGCGCGCGACGGGCGGGCCGGTCTCGCCCGGCCGAGGATTTCTGGTCGGGGAGCGTGGCCCGGAAATCTTCGTGCCGACGACAGCCGGTCGGATCGAACCCACGCGAACAGGGGGTGCAGGGGCACGCGACGTGCGCGTGGCGATCCAGCTGAGCACGCCTGCCGAGACGGCCGCCCCGGCCGCGATGCGCCGCTCTTCCCGGCAACTCGCCAGCGCCGTGCGGCGCGCGCTCGAGCAGGCCTGA